The Procambarus clarkii isolate CNS0578487 chromosome 37, FALCON_Pclarkii_2.0, whole genome shotgun sequence genome window below encodes:
- the LOC138372040 gene encoding uncharacterized protein, translated as MYSSNNSSSNSSVPAKIYSPNNSGTFSGGIASRTNSPLHCSKTNSPLHCSRTNSPLHCSKTNSPLHCSRTNSPLHCNITDKINSSNSKRITVKNDSNNNMSSSQQQQQQQQEVRPPASVVNCSPYDHQLLERLVPRHITTEHVVFSHKTKVGGRSLYFFSPAARGGLTKPVFTTREKLISILDGPPVSLHYLLAISPSLRELWWSYCVLLFMVWRS; from the exons AtgtacagcagcaacaacagcagcagcaacagtagtgtTCCTGCCAAGATTTACAGCCCCAACAACAGTGGGACTTTCTCTGGTGGCATCGCCAGCAGGACCAACAGCCCCCTTCACTGCAGCAAGACCAACAGCCCCCTTCACTGCAGCAGGACCAACAGTCCCCTTCACTGCAGCAAGACCAACAGCCCCCTTCACTGCAGCAGGACCAACAGCCCTCTTCACTGCAACATCACAGACAAGATCAATAGCTCTAATAGCAAAAGAATCACAGTGAAAAACGACTCCAACAACAACATGAGCAgctcccagcagcagcagcagcagcagcaggaggtgaGGCCTCCAGCCAGTGTGGTCAACTGCAGCCCTTACGACCACCAGCTGCTGGAGCGCCTCGTCCCTCGCCACATCACCACAGAACATGTGGTCTTTAGTCACAA GACGAAGGTCGGAGGGCGCTCCCTGTACTTCTTCAGCCCGGCGGCGAGGGGCGGCCTGACCAAGCCCGTCTTCACCACCAGGGAGAAGCTTATATCTATCCTGGACGGTCCCCCGGTCAGTCTTCACTACCTGCTGGCTATAAGCCCTTCTCTCAGAGAACTGTGGTGGAGTTACTGTGTGTTATTGTTTATGGTGTGGCGTAGTTAA